The Virgibacillus siamensis sequence AAGGGCCGAAAGACGTGTGACAACATTAATGGGCGACAAAGTGGAACCCAGAAGAAAATGGATTGAAGGTCATGTTCAATTTGGTATGGAGGAAAATGCCAATATCCTTGAGAATGATAAAATCCATACGTAATAGCAGCCAGAATTAAGGGGGGATTAGTTTGGCACAGTCAGAAAGCTATCTGGATCTTCCACTGGAAGAAGTGATGGGAGACAGATTTGGCAGATACAGTAAATATATTATCCAGGATCGTGCCCTGCCTGACGCGCGGGACGGTTTAAAACCTGTACAGCGCAGAATCCTTTATGCAATGCATGAGGAAAAGAATACACATGAAAAAAATTTCCGAAAATCAGCCAAAACGGTTGGTACGGTTATTGGTAATTACCATCCGCATGGGGACACATCCGTCTATGATGCGATGGTGCGGCTGAGTCAGGAATGGAAAATCAGAAATGCATTGGTTGAAATGCACGGAAACAACGGTAGTATTGATGGTGATCCACCCGCAGCAATGCGTTATACGGAAGCACGTTTATCGAAAATCTCATCCGAACTGCTGCGTGACATTGGAAAAGAAACCGTCGATTTTATACCGAACTTTGATGACACGATTTCCGAACCGGTTGTTCTTCCTGCAAAATTTCCGAATCTCCTTGTAAATGGATCGACCGGAATTTCTGCAGGGTATGCAACAGATATACCGCCGCATAATCTGGCGGAGGTAATCGATGCCGTTATAAAGAGAATTGATAAACCATCTGTTACAGTGGATGAATTGATGCAGGTGATGAAAGGACCTGATTTTCCGACAGGTGGTATTATTCAGGGGATTGATGGTATTCGTCAGGCTTATGAAACCGGAAAAGGTAAGATTATTGTGCGGGGGAAAGCAACTGTTGAAGACGTTCGTGGCAACAGGCAGCAAATTGTAATTGATGAAATCCCGTATGAAGTCAATAAGGCCAGTATGGTAAAAAAAATGGATGAGCTGCGCATTGATCGTAAAGTTGAGGGGATTGCCGAAGTACGAGATGAGACAGATCGTACCGGGCTTCGGGTTGTAGTCGAATTGAAAAAAGATGCCAACAGTGAAGGTGTCCTGAATTATCTGTATAAAAATACAGATTTGCAAGTGACATACCATTTTAATATGGTGGCTATCCAAAATAAGACACCTAAAGTGCTGTCGCTTCCGCAAATTCTTGATGCTTACATCGAACACCAAAAAGAGGTCATGACACGCCAAACACAGTATGACTTAAAAAAAGCGAATGATCGTGCACATATTGTGGAAGGTTTGATAAAGGCGATTTCCATTCTGGACGAACTGATTGCGACCATTCGGGCATCAAAAGATAAAGGTGATGCCAAAAAGCGGATTATGGAAAAGTATGATTTCACCGAGGCTCAGGCCGAAGCAATTGTAATGCTGCAGTTATACAGATTGACAAACACAGATATAACATCATTGGAAAAGGAAGCCGATGAACTACGTAAAGCAATCGCAGAATATGAGGAATTGCTTGGCAATGAGAAAAAGCTTTACCAGGCGATTAAGAAGGATCTCAGACAGCTGAAGAAGACTTTTTCCGATAATCGGAAAACAAGAATTGAAGATAAAATTGAAGAGTTGACATTCAATATTGAAGTAACTGTTGCCAGCGAAGATGTTCTGGTTTCTATTACGAGAAGCGGTTATGTAAAACGGACCAGTATCCGGTCATACGGCGCCTCCAACGGCGAAGATTTTGCCATGAAGGATGAGGATCATCTGGTTAGTTTGATGGAACTGAATACAACCGATAAGCTGCTTCTGTTCACAACGAAAGGGAAATATTTGTTCGTTCCTGTCCATGAACTGCCTGATATCCGATGGAAAGATCTTGGTCAGCATATATCCAACATTGTCTCCATTGAAAAGGATGAAAGCATTGTTCAATGTATTCCGGTTCGCGAATTTCAGGAGGACAGTTATCTGATCTTCTTTACCAGGAATGGTATGGTGAAACGAAGCGAATTGAAACTTTATGATGCACAGCGCTACTCCAAAGCACTAATTGCCTTGAACTTAAAAGGTGATGATGAAGTCGTAAACGTATTGCAGACAAATGGACATTCAGATGTGTTTGTCGCTTCCAATAAAGGATTTGGGTTATGGTATCATGAATCGGAAATTTCTGTTGTTGGTCAGCGGGCAGCGGGAGTAAAAGCAATGAAGTTGAAAGAAGGAGAACATGTTGTCAGTGGTCAGGTATTTGATGATTTAACAGAGCCTTCGATTGTAGTTGTTACACAGCGCGGCGCGTGCAAGCGCATGAAATTGAGTGAATTTGAAAAAACAAGCCGGGCAAACCGTGGTCTGCTAATGCTTCGTGAATTAAAAAGCAAACCGCATCGAATAAAAGGGCTGTTTACCGTTAACAATGAAGATACGATTTGTTTTAGAACAGCCAATGGTAAAATACACAGTATTTTTCCGCTTAATTTGTCAGCAAGTGATCGATACAGCAATGGATCATTTGTTATTGACAGTGATAACCAGGGTGAGGTTACCGAGGTATGGAAAGAGGCCGTTTATGATAAGGTTTTTGAGGATACCGAGGTTTAATCGGTAATTTGAAATATCTGTTTAGGATTGAGGCTGAGACAAAAGTGTATTATCCAAAAAAATCCGAACAACGAATTAGAGAATGGAGCGTATAGCCGCTCCGGAAATATACTACGCTTTCACTTTCGAGCATAAGTGCGACATCTGCTCAAGCAAGCTTTCGCAGTGTCTTCTTTACCGCGGGCGGCTGCTAAGCCTCCTTGTGCTTGGTGCTCGTCGTGTTGCAAGTGTTTCAATGAAGCAGCACTCCTCGCAATTCGAAGCATATTCGGGGGAAGTAACGCTCGTCGCACTGCGGGGTCTCACCTATGCCTTTCCTCCCGCTGGAGTCTTCGTATATTTCCTCCGCTAAATTCCTTTTTGTTCGTCTTTTGGATTACACGTTTCTGATATGTCCCAGTCTTGAGATACCAGCCGGTGGTGATTGGCTGGTATTTTTTAATTTCCGTAAATCATCAAAAAACTTTATGTAATATATTGCATTTCGCAATAGAAAGTAGTATGATAGGTTTCACCGATATATTGCATATCAAAAATAATATTATAAACATCACAGGAGGAACCTATCATGAATGGAAAATTGTCCTTTTCGTCTTATGCAGCAGTTGGTGTCATGCTATTTGCACTATTTTTTGGGGCTGGTAACCTGATTTTCCCGGCACAACTTGGACAAAATGCCGGCACAAACCTTGTTCCGGCAGTTATAGGATTTTTAATTACGGGAGTGGGACTGCCACTGCTTGGAATTATAGCGATGAGTTTTTCGGGTAGCCGTAATTTGCAGCAGCTCTCAAGCCGTGTACACCCGGTATATGCCGTGTTTTTTACATCACTGCTTTATTTGACAATCGGTCCATTTTTTGCATCTCCTCGTACGGGTACAGTTGCATATGAAATTGGTATATCGCCTTTTGTAAATGAATCTTCGCAACAACTAGGTCTGCTTATTTTTACATTACTATTTTTTGCTGTGGTACTTTGGTTCTCATTAAAACCAGCTAAGCTTGTTGATAACGTCGGGAAGTTTTTAGCTCCTGGACTGGTAATTCTGCTTGCAGTTCTGCTTATTACAGCTATTATGAATCCGATGGGAGCAATAGAAGCACCCCAGGAAACGTACGCAAATGGGGCATTTATAACTGGATTCCTCGAAGGATATAATACAATGGACGCACTGGCATCATTGGTATTTGGTATTATTGTTATTAATGCAATCCGGGCAATGGGTGTAACATCCAATACCGACATTCTTAAAACAACCGTGAAGGCGGGCAGTATTGCTATATTGCTGCTTGGAATGATTTATGTAGGGATTGCATATTTAGGGGCAACGAGCACACAGGTTTTTGGAATTTTTAAAACCGGCGGTCCAGTTTTAAGCAATGCTGCGTCTTATTATTTTGGAACGTTTGGATCCATTCTTCTTGCAATTACTATTTTATTGGCATGCTTGACAACTGCAATCGGATTGACCATAGCCAATGCGGAATATTTCCATACACTTTTTCCAAAGGTCAGTTATAAAGTGCTTGTAGTTTTCTTTACTACGGTGACGTTTATTTTTGCAAACTTTGGACTGGCAAATATTATTACCTATTCTATACCAGTTCTGATGTTCTTGTATCCTTTGGCAATTGTGCTGATGCTTTTGACATTCCTTTCTCCATTATTTAATCATGCAAGGGTGGTGTACAGTTCAACTATCGCTGTTACGTTTTTGATCAGTTTCTTTGATGGTCTTAAGTCGCTCTGTGAATCACTTGGAATCCAGTATTTCACATGGATGCAGCCAATTATAACTTTTTACGAGCAAACATTGCCTTTTTACAGTCAGGGACTTGGATGGTTGCTTCCGGCTGTTATTGTTATAGCAATCACCGGTACAATCAGCCGTTTTCAAAAAACAGCCACAGTTCATGCATAAAAAAAATCCGGCTCCTCGGAAAAGGGTGAGCCGGATTTTTTTCTAAAATTCCTCCAGTGTACGGAGCCAGTTTTCTTTCATCGTTTCCACTGCTTTTTTCTTGTTGCCATGTCTCAACGAGGTGATAATGGTTTTATGTTCATCAATTGATTTTTCAGTCAGGACAATAGAATTATGGAAAAAATGCCTGCGGACGTGTGCCTGTAATTGTTCTATCATTCCCTGGATATAAGTGTTTTTCGTTATGTCGACAATCACTTGGTGAAATTCTTCATCAACTTTTAACGCGGCATAACTGTTATCGGAATAGATTGCTTTTGCAAAGCGTTCGTTGATGTTTTCGAGTTGTGTAAGCCGATCCTCGGTCACGGAATCAATCGCCAGTTCTGCGGATAAAGATTGCAGCGCCGCCAATGGCGGGAGAAGGTCTTTGATGGCATCCCGTTCAATTTCAGTAACTTGTGTCGCTTTACCCGGGTACATTTTAACAAATCCATTTACTTCCAGCAGCTGCAATGATTCACGAATTGGTGTTCTGCTGATTCCCAATGCATTGGCCAGTTCAGTATCATTTAATTTTTCGCCGGGAAGCAGTGTTCCATCAATTATCCAACGCTGAAGTTGGTTAAAAGCACTCTCTTTTGCTGATTGACGAACAGGTTTTGAATGATTTGCAGGTATTGGCATGGAAACCCGCCTTTCTAATATTCATTTTGTATAAATATAGTATACATGAAAATAAGCTGTATTGAAATATGCAATATATTACGAAATGTAATTTAACATCCTTCATAAACAAGTCGTTATGCATTAATGATAGGATATTCTGCCAAATGGTATACCAGAATTTCGATTATTATTCACAAATGAAAACGCTTTATATTACCGGAAAAATATGCTAGAGTAATTATAGGTTGTTGAAAGGAGGGCTCATGTCGGATCTGCGAGATAGAATCATTCAGGAATCTCTGTTTCTATTTGAAAAAAATGGATTCCATGGTGTTTCGGTGAACCAGATTGTTAAGAAAGTCGGCACGTCCAAAGGCGGATTTTATCACCATTTTACGTCAAAAGATGAATTGCTGTTTGTCATTCATGATACATTTATTACGTATGTATTAGATAAGGCTATGATTGCAAATGGTACCTATGACACACCAAAAGAGAAACTGCAAGCGATTGTAAAAGATTTTGTTAAAGTGTTCGATCTGTATAAAGCACATATTTCCGTGTTTTATCAGGAGAACATCTATTTAAAACCGGAGTATGAGTCACTAATTAAGAAAAAACGGGATCATTTTAAACAAATTATCATTCATACAATCAATGAAGGAAAGAAATCAGGGGACTTCCGGGATGATCTTCCGGTAGAAATTACAGGGATGGCAATTCTCGGTATGGTAAACTGGACATATAAGTGGTATAAACAATCAGGTCCAAAATCAATCGATGAAATTGGCGATATCTTTGTTGATTTCATATTGCGTGCTGTACTCAAGACAAATACATACCATAACAAGGGAACAGGAAAGTCTTTTTTACCCGATTAAAAGAAATCGCTTTCTTTTTTTAATGACAGCTACAGACCAACCAGTCGGTCTTAGCTGTAAAATACGAGGAGGTTTGAGATGAATTTTGAATTAACAAAAGAACAGGCAATGATCAGAAATATGGTCAGAGATTTTGCTCAGGAAGTTATTCAACCAAAAGCAATTGAAATTGACAAAGAAGCAAAATTTCCGGTTGAAACGTTTGAACAAATGGGTGAACTGGGATTGCTGGGTATTCCTTTTTCCGAGGAGTATGGAGGCTCAGGCGGTGATACTGTTTCATACGCTATAGCAGTTGAAGAAGTGGGAAGGGTTTGCGGAAGTACCGGGCTTAGCTTTGCGGCAGCTGTTTCACTTGGCGCAAGTCCCATTTACTATTTCGGAACAGAGGAGCAAAAGCGTGAATTCCTTACACCGATGGCAGAAGGAAAGGCATTGGGGGCTTTCGGTCTTACGGAGCCTAATGCAGGTTCTGATGCCGGTGGAACGAAAACAACTGCTGTTGAAGATGGCAATGATTATATCATTAATGGCGAGAAATGTTTTATTACCAATGCCAGCTTCGCAAAAACAATTATTGTTACAGCCGTAACCGGCAAAAACGAACGTGGAAAAAATATAATCTCCGCCATTATTGTCCCAACAGATACAGAGGGGATAACCATCACAAGCAATTATGACAAAATGGGTGTCCGCGGATCGGATACAGCGGAAATTGTACTGGATAATGTTCGTGTACCAAAAGCAAACTTGCTCGGAGATCCAAATAAAGGGTTCAGCCAATTTTTATATACGCTTGACGGCGGTAGAATTTCTATTGCCGCCATTGGACTTGGTATTGCACAGGGATCGCTTGACAGAGCGTTGAGCTATGCAAAAGAACGCAAGCAGTTCGGAAAGCCAATTTCGGATTTCCAGGCTATCCAATTCAAGCTTGCCGATATGTCAATGGAAGTTGAGCTGGCAAGGAATATTGTTTATAAGGCAGCATGGTTAAAAGATAACGAAAAGCCGTTCTCCAAAGAAGCGGCATATGCGAAGTTATATGCTACAGAAACAGCTTTCCGTGCCGCTAACCAGGCAATTCAGATTCACGGCGGTTACGGTTATATGCGTGAATATGAAGTAGAAAGATATTTGCGTGATGCGAAGCTGTTGGAAATCGGGGAAGGTACATCCGAGGTACAGCGGATGGTAATTGCGAGACAACTAGGCTGCTAAGGAAAGCGTATTGAACAAAATTCGTAAATGGGGGAGAGCCAATGATAAAAAAAGTATTGATTGCTAATCGCGGAGAAATAGCCGCACGGGTAATCCGCACTTGCAAAAAACTGAACATCGGGACAGTAGCTGTCTATTCGGAAGCAGATCAGAAGGCACCATTTGTCGAAATGGCTGATGAAAGCTATTTGATTGGACCTCCACGTGTAAATGAAAGTTATCTGAATGTGGATAAAATCATATCCATTGCCAAGGAGGCCAATGTGGATGCTATTCATCCCGGATATGGATTTTTAAGTGAAAACGGACAGTTTTCTGATAAATGTGCACAACATGATATCGTGTTTATCGGGCCGTCTAAAACGGTAATGGAAAAAATGGGAAGTAAAATTGAAGCACGGAAAGCAATGCAGGAAGCAGGTGTTCCAGTTGTACCCGGGACAGAAGGTGCAGTTGCTTCGGCCGATGCTGCGATTGAAATCGCTAAAGACATTGGCTATCCAATTATGCTGAAAGCTTCTGCCGGTGGCGGAGGAATCGGGATGCAGGTTGTCCGTTCTGATGAAGAACTGATGAAAGCATTTGAGAGCAACTCAAAACGTGCCAAAACTTTTTTCGGTGATGGTGCTATGTTCATGGAGAAAAAACTGGAAAATGCCCGCCATATTGAAATTCAATTGCTGGCGGACAATCATGGTAATGCCGTGCATCTTTTTGAACGGGAATGCTCCATTCAGCGCCGTAATCAAAAAGTAGTGGAGGAAGCACCTTCCCAATTTATTTCCGAAAATACCCGTCAAAAAATGGGGAAAGCCGCTGTGAAAGCAGCAAAATCCTTAGGCTA is a genomic window containing:
- the parC gene encoding DNA topoisomerase IV subunit A; translated protein: MAQSESYLDLPLEEVMGDRFGRYSKYIIQDRALPDARDGLKPVQRRILYAMHEEKNTHEKNFRKSAKTVGTVIGNYHPHGDTSVYDAMVRLSQEWKIRNALVEMHGNNGSIDGDPPAAMRYTEARLSKISSELLRDIGKETVDFIPNFDDTISEPVVLPAKFPNLLVNGSTGISAGYATDIPPHNLAEVIDAVIKRIDKPSVTVDELMQVMKGPDFPTGGIIQGIDGIRQAYETGKGKIIVRGKATVEDVRGNRQQIVIDEIPYEVNKASMVKKMDELRIDRKVEGIAEVRDETDRTGLRVVVELKKDANSEGVLNYLYKNTDLQVTYHFNMVAIQNKTPKVLSLPQILDAYIEHQKEVMTRQTQYDLKKANDRAHIVEGLIKAISILDELIATIRASKDKGDAKKRIMEKYDFTEAQAEAIVMLQLYRLTNTDITSLEKEADELRKAIAEYEELLGNEKKLYQAIKKDLRQLKKTFSDNRKTRIEDKIEELTFNIEVTVASEDVLVSITRSGYVKRTSIRSYGASNGEDFAMKDEDHLVSLMELNTTDKLLLFTTKGKYLFVPVHELPDIRWKDLGQHISNIVSIEKDESIVQCIPVREFQEDSYLIFFTRNGMVKRSELKLYDAQRYSKALIALNLKGDDEVVNVLQTNGHSDVFVASNKGFGLWYHESEISVVGQRAAGVKAMKLKEGEHVVSGQVFDDLTEPSIVVVTQRGACKRMKLSEFEKTSRANRGLLMLRELKSKPHRIKGLFTVNNEDTICFRTANGKIHSIFPLNLSASDRYSNGSFVIDSDNQGEVTEVWKEAVYDKVFEDTEV
- the brnQ gene encoding branched-chain amino acid transport system II carrier protein, whose translation is MNGKLSFSSYAAVGVMLFALFFGAGNLIFPAQLGQNAGTNLVPAVIGFLITGVGLPLLGIIAMSFSGSRNLQQLSSRVHPVYAVFFTSLLYLTIGPFFASPRTGTVAYEIGISPFVNESSQQLGLLIFTLLFFAVVLWFSLKPAKLVDNVGKFLAPGLVILLAVLLITAIMNPMGAIEAPQETYANGAFITGFLEGYNTMDALASLVFGIIVINAIRAMGVTSNTDILKTTVKAGSIAILLLGMIYVGIAYLGATSTQVFGIFKTGGPVLSNAASYYFGTFGSILLAITILLACLTTAIGLTIANAEYFHTLFPKVSYKVLVVFFTTVTFIFANFGLANIITYSIPVLMFLYPLAIVLMLLTFLSPLFNHARVVYSSTIAVTFLISFFDGLKSLCESLGIQYFTWMQPIITFYEQTLPFYSQGLGWLLPAVIVIAITGTISRFQKTATVHA
- a CDS encoding GntR family transcriptional regulator, translated to MPIPANHSKPVRQSAKESAFNQLQRWIIDGTLLPGEKLNDTELANALGISRTPIRESLQLLEVNGFVKMYPGKATQVTEIERDAIKDLLPPLAALQSLSAELAIDSVTEDRLTQLENINERFAKAIYSDNSYAALKVDEEFHQVIVDITKNTYIQGMIEQLQAHVRRHFFHNSIVLTEKSIDEHKTIITSLRHGNKKKAVETMKENWLRTLEEF
- a CDS encoding TetR/AcrR family transcriptional regulator, which produces MSDLRDRIIQESLFLFEKNGFHGVSVNQIVKKVGTSKGGFYHHFTSKDELLFVIHDTFITYVLDKAMIANGTYDTPKEKLQAIVKDFVKVFDLYKAHISVFYQENIYLKPEYESLIKKKRDHFKQIIIHTINEGKKSGDFRDDLPVEITGMAILGMVNWTYKWYKQSGPKSIDEIGDIFVDFILRAVLKTNTYHNKGTGKSFLPD
- a CDS encoding acyl-CoA dehydrogenase family protein — protein: MNFELTKEQAMIRNMVRDFAQEVIQPKAIEIDKEAKFPVETFEQMGELGLLGIPFSEEYGGSGGDTVSYAIAVEEVGRVCGSTGLSFAAAVSLGASPIYYFGTEEQKREFLTPMAEGKALGAFGLTEPNAGSDAGGTKTTAVEDGNDYIINGEKCFITNASFAKTIIVTAVTGKNERGKNIISAIIVPTDTEGITITSNYDKMGVRGSDTAEIVLDNVRVPKANLLGDPNKGFSQFLYTLDGGRISIAAIGLGIAQGSLDRALSYAKERKQFGKPISDFQAIQFKLADMSMEVELARNIVYKAAWLKDNEKPFSKEAAYAKLYATETAFRAANQAIQIHGGYGYMREYEVERYLRDAKLLEIGEGTSEVQRMVIARQLGC
- a CDS encoding acetyl-CoA carboxylase biotin carboxylase subunit, coding for MIKKVLIANRGEIAARVIRTCKKLNIGTVAVYSEADQKAPFVEMADESYLIGPPRVNESYLNVDKIISIAKEANVDAIHPGYGFLSENGQFSDKCAQHDIVFIGPSKTVMEKMGSKIEARKAMQEAGVPVVPGTEGAVASADAAIEIAKDIGYPIMLKASAGGGGIGMQVVRSDEELMKAFESNSKRAKTFFGDGAMFMEKKLENARHIEIQLLADNHGNAVHLFERECSIQRRNQKVVEEAPSQFISENTRQKMGKAAVKAAKSLGYTNAGTIEFLVDEDENFYFLEMNTRIQVEHPITEAITGLDIVEKQLEIADGKELDLKQDELTIDGHAIEVRIYAEDPKTFYPSPGHIDTFHVPEGEYVRNETAVTSNYDVTPFYDPMIGKLIVKGSTRDEAISRMKEALMTYKVEGIKTNIPMLLDVIDHEAFKKGNTTTSFVDNYYLPLIKAK